A portion of the Mesobacillus jeotgali genome contains these proteins:
- a CDS encoding GNAT family N-acetyltransferase, with the protein MTTNLFRGKNLKLTAKKEGDIEIIASWDEDPEYLRNVDTDIAVPRPAEHFEGEGDPRSNSFYFRLRTIEDDRLIGFIVIHSIEWNNRAGMLAMGIGNANDRGKGYGSEALQLILRYAFHELNLHRVGLDVIEYNKRGIRAYEKAGFQVEGRMRQAVHRDGKIYDRITMGILRSEWEKNQL; encoded by the coding sequence ATGACAACAAATCTTTTTCGCGGAAAAAACTTAAAGCTAACAGCAAAAAAAGAAGGGGATATAGAAATCATCGCTTCCTGGGATGAAGATCCCGAGTACTTGAGAAATGTGGACACTGATATTGCAGTACCCCGTCCGGCTGAGCATTTTGAAGGTGAGGGTGATCCTCGGTCAAATAGCTTCTACTTCCGCTTAAGGACAATTGAGGATGACAGATTAATCGGATTTATCGTCATCCACAGTATTGAATGGAATAACAGAGCAGGTATGCTTGCGATGGGCATCGGCAATGCCAATGACCGTGGCAAAGGATATGGATCGGAGGCCTTGCAGCTTATCCTTCGTTACGCCTTCCATGAACTCAACCTGCATAGAGTGGGCCTGGATGTAATTGAGTACAATAAACGGGGAATACGTGCCTATGAAAAAGCCGGCTTTCAGGTCGAAGGCAGGATGAGGCAGGCTGTGCATAGAGATGGCAAGATTTATGACCGAATTACGATGGGAATCCTGCGGTCAGAATGGGAGAAAAATCAACTATAG
- the brnQ gene encoding branched-chain amino acid transport system II carrier protein, translated as MGSLKGKETLTIGLMLFALFFGAGNLIFPPFLGQEAGANFWPAMLGFIVTGVGLPLLTVVVISMAKDGVKEIGSRVHPVFAVVFSAAVYLSIGPFFGIPRSANVAFEMSLKPFLAEGGSHTAFLLLFTVVFFALVYWVTLNPSKMVERIGSILTPVMLAAILLLVLGSVFKLEGSFGEVSAKYTNAPFATGFLEGYLTMDTIAALAFGIIVVGAVQQKKALERRMVVRETLKAGIIAGVGLSFVYVTVGLLGAKMASGSQFENGGEILTAAAELIFGVPGMLLLGLIVTLACFTTAVGLVAATSQFFNKMIPNVSYKTFTLAVTLVSLLISNLGLNQIISISVPVLIVLYPITIVLVILSFLDRFFKGARGVYVGAVLAAGMVSVVDGLKTFGVESEALMALLQSLPLYAEGLGWLLPALIGGLAGWVFDKFISAKELNPASE; from the coding sequence ATGGGAAGCTTAAAGGGTAAAGAAACACTCACAATCGGTCTGATGTTATTTGCATTGTTTTTTGGAGCAGGGAATCTAATTTTCCCGCCATTTTTAGGGCAGGAAGCAGGAGCGAATTTTTGGCCTGCAATGCTTGGTTTCATTGTAACTGGAGTTGGCCTGCCTCTATTGACTGTCGTTGTCATTTCAATGGCGAAGGATGGTGTTAAAGAAATTGGTTCAAGGGTACATCCTGTTTTTGCGGTTGTTTTCAGCGCAGCGGTATACCTGTCGATTGGGCCATTCTTTGGAATCCCGAGAAGTGCGAACGTTGCTTTTGAAATGTCCCTTAAGCCATTTTTGGCAGAAGGCGGCTCACATACTGCGTTTCTTTTATTGTTCACTGTTGTGTTTTTTGCTCTTGTATACTGGGTGACATTGAATCCGTCAAAAATGGTGGAACGGATTGGAAGTATTTTAACGCCTGTTATGCTGGCTGCGATTCTTCTGCTGGTACTCGGAAGCGTTTTCAAGCTTGAGGGGTCATTTGGAGAGGTTTCAGCAAAGTATACGAATGCACCGTTTGCTACCGGATTCCTGGAGGGGTACCTAACCATGGATACGATCGCAGCACTCGCCTTCGGAATTATAGTAGTTGGAGCTGTCCAGCAGAAAAAAGCGTTGGAGCGCAGGATGGTTGTAAGAGAAACATTAAAGGCAGGCATCATTGCTGGGGTCGGTTTGTCTTTTGTCTATGTAACAGTGGGATTGCTTGGAGCTAAAATGGCTTCAGGCAGCCAATTCGAAAATGGCGGTGAAATTTTAACGGCAGCTGCCGAGTTGATTTTTGGTGTACCGGGAATGCTGCTTTTGGGTTTGATTGTAACGCTTGCCTGTTTCACAACAGCTGTGGGTCTTGTTGCGGCAACTAGTCAATTCTTCAACAAGATGATACCAAACGTTTCTTATAAAACTTTCACATTAGCCGTGACATTGGTCAGCTTATTGATTTCAAACCTTGGCCTGAACCAGATTATCTCTATCTCAGTACCAGTATTGATTGTGCTTTATCCAATAACGATTGTCCTTGTCATCCTTTCCTTCCTGGACCGTTTTTTCAAAGGTGCACGAGGAGTCTATGTTGGAGCTGTTCTGGCAGCTGGAATGGTCAGTGTTGTGGATGGACTGAAAACATTTGGCGTTGAATCAGAAGCACTTATGGCCCTGCTTCAATCGCTTCCGCTTTATGCTGAAGGACTGGGCTGGCTTCTGCCAGCTTTGATCGGCGGCCTCGCTGGATGGGTATTCGATAAGTTTATATCTGCAAAAGAATTGAATCCGGCATCTGAGTAA
- a CDS encoding selenium metabolism-associated LysR family transcriptional regulator, which yields MNFKKLDAFMMVVEKNSFSEAAAALKSSQPSVSLKIKSLEDELGFELLDRGAAGIRPTSAGMLVYGAAKDIKSRWKILEDHLSEFQGTLTGTLSIGASTIPGTYLLPGWIKKFRSLYPKVDVKINIGDSKKVLDQLQNHQIDAAIIGMKVDSRLLTSKPIASDSLVLITPEGHPLINAKSPDFTQIQQYDSVLREEGSGTRKMMEHYLIEKGMSVDDLNVAVSIGSTESVIAAVEAGLGISFVSRLAAMPAAKAGRISIINNFEPYEREFYLVSHSDAENRPLIKQFTEAVMDFRTK from the coding sequence ATGAATTTCAAAAAGCTCGATGCATTTATGATGGTTGTTGAAAAAAACAGTTTTTCAGAGGCGGCAGCTGCCCTGAAAAGTTCCCAGCCATCGGTTAGCTTGAAAATTAAGAGTCTCGAAGATGAACTGGGATTTGAATTGCTCGATAGAGGAGCGGCTGGTATCAGGCCAACATCTGCAGGGATGCTGGTATATGGTGCGGCCAAGGACATTAAGAGCAGGTGGAAAATACTCGAAGATCATCTCAGTGAATTTCAGGGTACACTGACTGGCACCTTGTCCATTGGAGCGAGCACGATACCGGGAACCTATCTGCTTCCGGGCTGGATTAAGAAATTCCGCAGTCTGTATCCGAAGGTAGATGTAAAGATAAACATTGGTGACTCCAAAAAGGTGCTGGATCAGCTGCAGAATCATCAAATTGATGCCGCCATTATCGGGATGAAGGTTGACTCCCGCCTGCTGACAAGTAAGCCGATCGCCTCTGACTCACTTGTGTTGATCACACCTGAGGGGCATCCGCTAATTAATGCAAAATCACCTGATTTTACCCAAATCCAGCAATATGATTCCGTCCTTCGTGAAGAAGGATCAGGAACCAGGAAAATGATGGAGCATTATTTGATTGAAAAAGGTATGTCAGTCGATGACCTGAATGTTGCTGTTTCCATCGGAAGCACGGAATCCGTCATCGCTGCAGTGGAAGCAGGACTTGGCATCAGCTTTGTTTCAAGGCTTGCGGCCATGCCCGCAGCAAAAGCTGGCCGCATTTCGATTATTAATAACTTTGAACCCTACGAAAGGGAATTCTATCTTGTGTCACATTCAGATGCTGAAAACCGTCCGTTAATCAAGCAGTTCACCGAAGCGGTTATGGACTTTAGGACAAAGTAA
- a CDS encoding ubiquitin-like small modifier protein 1: MQVKVFANLREICGGVTVEVLPDGDRVMDVLDKMCEMFPDLHEEIFTEEKRLKPFVHVYINGRNIVHDQELETIVKNSDQFALFPPVAGG, translated from the coding sequence ATGCAGGTAAAGGTATTTGCTAATCTGAGGGAAATATGCGGAGGCGTGACAGTCGAGGTACTTCCTGATGGTGACCGGGTAATGGACGTTCTGGACAAGATGTGCGAAATGTTCCCGGATTTGCATGAGGAAATTTTTACAGAAGAGAAGAGGCTGAAGCCATTCGTCCATGTTTATATTAATGGCCGCAATATTGTCCATGATCAGGAACTTGAAACGATCGTGAAAAACAGTGACCAATTTGCCTTGTTCCCACCTGTTGCTGGTGGCTGA
- a CDS encoding aldehyde ferredoxin oxidoreductase family protein: MNLGGFKNKEVIVDLTNGTVGYRGINEEDVRKYIGGRGLGVKYVLDNGPEVEPLSEENILCIMTGPVTGSRSSMSGRLAVVTKSPLTGTVTDSHMGGWTAARLKWAGIDNVIFKGKSDKPVYLYIEDGQAEIRDASQLWGLSTRATVQALKDAHGEENLSVMTIGQAGENGVRFAGFMNEHDRAAGRGGTGAVAGYKKLKAIVIKAAQKGNMPEPAQKDDYNQANKKAVKAILEGGLTAPNKGGLSVYGTNVLTNLINEVGALPTRNSQLTHWDEAEKHSGEWVNEHILVANNTCHACPVGCKIEVEVKEGKYKTRVESFEFESAWALGANSGLSNSEAIAYLIDICNEYGMDTIELGHAISVTMEAYEKGIVEEKLDWGDADGMIEIARKIAFREGFGGILAEGPARATAAWGVPELSMSVKGQSIPAYDPRGIQGIGLGYATSNRGACHLRGYTIASEIAGIPEPTDRTVAEGKAELLNVFQNLLSFSDSMNICKFSSFSENAEHYAEQYSTMTGIPMTADDVMLAGERIYNLERYYNNLAGFNKREDDFLPKRFTEEGASGNSEGLVSRMDIMLEDYYNVRGWKDGVVTEEKLRELGIIGEETAPATEEV, translated from the coding sequence ATGAATCTTGGGGGATTTAAAAACAAAGAAGTCATAGTTGACTTAACCAATGGCACTGTCGGTTACCGGGGCATCAATGAAGAAGATGTAAGGAAATATATCGGCGGCCGCGGCCTTGGAGTCAAGTATGTACTGGACAACGGACCAGAAGTGGAGCCTCTATCAGAAGAAAACATTCTATGTATTATGACTGGCCCTGTCACCGGTTCTCGTTCTTCAATGAGCGGACGTCTTGCTGTCGTAACAAAGTCACCGCTTACTGGCACGGTTACTGACTCTCATATGGGCGGTTGGACAGCTGCCCGTCTGAAGTGGGCTGGAATCGACAACGTGATTTTCAAAGGCAAGAGCGACAAGCCTGTCTACCTGTATATCGAGGATGGCCAGGCAGAAATCCGTGACGCTTCTCAATTGTGGGGATTGAGCACGCGCGCGACTGTACAGGCTTTGAAAGATGCTCATGGCGAAGAAAACCTCAGCGTTATGACGATTGGCCAGGCTGGTGAAAATGGCGTACGTTTTGCCGGTTTCATGAACGAGCATGACCGTGCGGCTGGGCGTGGCGGAACTGGTGCGGTTGCAGGATATAAAAAGCTTAAAGCAATCGTAATCAAGGCAGCACAGAAGGGCAACATGCCTGAGCCTGCTCAAAAAGATGATTACAATCAGGCTAACAAGAAAGCTGTTAAAGCGATTCTTGAAGGCGGCCTGACTGCTCCTAACAAAGGCGGCTTGTCCGTATATGGAACAAACGTCCTTACTAACTTGATCAATGAAGTGGGAGCGCTTCCAACACGCAACTCTCAACTGACACACTGGGATGAAGCAGAAAAGCATTCCGGCGAGTGGGTGAACGAGCATATTCTCGTTGCCAACAACACATGCCACGCTTGCCCGGTCGGCTGTAAGATCGAGGTTGAAGTCAAGGAAGGAAAATATAAGACTCGCGTAGAAAGCTTTGAGTTTGAATCTGCATGGGCGCTTGGTGCAAACAGCGGATTGAGCAACTCTGAAGCGATTGCATACTTAATCGATATCTGTAACGAATATGGAATGGATACAATCGAGCTTGGCCATGCCATCTCTGTGACAATGGAAGCCTATGAAAAAGGAATTGTTGAAGAGAAGCTTGACTGGGGCGATGCTGACGGCATGATCGAGATCGCACGAAAAATTGCGTTCCGTGAAGGCTTCGGTGGCATCCTTGCTGAAGGTCCTGCACGCGCGACAGCTGCATGGGGAGTACCTGAACTGTCAATGTCAGTTAAAGGCCAATCCATCCCTGCTTACGATCCACGCGGAATCCAGGGAATCGGCCTTGGCTATGCGACTAGTAACCGTGGTGCCTGCCACCTTCGCGGCTACACAATCGCATCTGAAATCGCCGGTATTCCAGAGCCAACTGACCGTACAGTAGCAGAAGGGAAAGCTGAGCTTCTGAATGTATTCCAGAACCTGCTTTCATTCTCTGACTCTATGAATATCTGTAAATTCTCTTCTTTCTCTGAAAATGCTGAGCACTATGCTGAGCAATACAGCACAATGACAGGCATCCCAATGACAGCGGATGATGTCATGCTTGCAGGAGAAAGAATCTACAATCTTGAGCGTTACTACAATAACCTTGCCGGCTTCAACAAGCGTGAGGATGACTTCCTTCCAAAACGCTTCACTGAAGAAGGTGCTTCTGGAAACAGTGAAGGACTTGTCTCCCGTATGGATATCATGCTAGAAGACTATTATAATGTCCGCGGCTGGAAAGACGGCGTTGTTACCGAAGAAAAGCTTCGCGAACTGGGCATCATCGGTGAAGAAACAGCTCCAGCTACAGAAGAAGTTTAA
- a CDS encoding ThiF family adenylyltransferase, whose protein sequence is MKEMERYSRQMLFKPIGSQGQEKLLNSSAVIVGMGALGTVISNHLVRSGVGHVRIIDRDLVELSNLQRQTLYDEEDARENLPKVIAAEKKLKKINSEVRVEAVIADLTLDNAEDLLAGFDVIVDGTDNFMARYLINDVAVKYGIPWVYGGAVSSRGMFAVIKPGETPCYRCLFPSIPAGLGETCDSIGVLSPITDIIGSFEAVEALKLLVGADSNPNLEQMDIWYNSNFQMDISQGLNPECPACVHHQYEFLDRSSDQQINYASLCGRNTIQIKPRQKAKMDLEKLAARLKNNGEVKGNPFLLRFMPDEDITMVIFQDGRVLVHGTNDLVKAKTYYARYLGT, encoded by the coding sequence ATGAAGGAAATGGAGCGTTATTCAAGACAAATGTTATTTAAGCCAATTGGCAGCCAAGGCCAGGAGAAACTGCTGAATAGTTCTGCAGTCATCGTCGGCATGGGCGCGCTTGGTACAGTGATTTCCAATCATCTGGTGCGCTCAGGTGTGGGACATGTCCGCATCATCGACCGCGACCTGGTCGAGCTTTCCAATCTCCAGCGCCAGACACTATATGATGAAGAGGATGCGCGCGAAAACCTGCCCAAGGTCATCGCCGCTGAAAAAAAACTGAAGAAAATCAATTCAGAGGTAAGAGTTGAGGCAGTCATTGCTGACCTGACGCTCGACAATGCCGAGGATTTGCTTGCTGGCTTTGATGTGATTGTCGATGGAACGGATAATTTCATGGCCCGTTATCTCATCAATGATGTCGCAGTGAAATATGGTATTCCATGGGTGTACGGAGGTGCCGTCAGCTCGCGAGGCATGTTCGCTGTAATCAAACCGGGCGAGACTCCGTGTTATCGCTGTCTTTTCCCGTCTATCCCCGCAGGCCTTGGAGAAACATGCGACAGCATCGGTGTGCTTTCCCCAATTACAGATATTATCGGATCGTTTGAAGCGGTTGAAGCATTGAAACTTCTTGTGGGAGCTGATTCAAATCCTAATCTAGAACAGATGGATATCTGGTACAACTCGAATTTTCAAATGGATATCAGCCAGGGACTCAACCCTGAATGCCCGGCATGTGTCCATCATCAATACGAATTTCTCGACCGTTCATCTGACCAGCAGATCAATTATGCATCACTTTGCGGGCGCAACACCATCCAGATCAAACCACGTCAGAAGGCGAAAATGGACCTTGAAAAACTGGCAGCCCGTTTGAAAAATAATGGCGAAGTAAAAGGAAATCCATTCCTGCTGCGCTTCATGCCGGATGAAGATATCACCATGGTCATTTTCCAGGACGGAAGGGTAC